Proteins encoded by one window of Pecten maximus chromosome 15, xPecMax1.1, whole genome shotgun sequence:
- the LOC117343120 gene encoding beta-1,4-galactosyltransferase galt-1-like: MLSRRIGRCLVVLLTVYLTVTVYIACTMLTSTSTSVADLDYGSSELDDKYMSKHKKNLVDKKYQLFRIRNPKFSPNDYGNVKQQEIPTTKWTSVIHRITPEVVSYLSVTKNVNVYSNLEEWKEKMDSLRHKHVGNGNSTNLHHFQKFKQLMVNFKDDNTKKLLNKSNTEIDLRRGSRDSNAILPTYHVNLVSLPGEIRVYSAYLDERKPTRFIRIVLIGKRAETNKDIVCKFLLRDLSNNTVVSRVTLYETCESHMKYFSSFIGSCEVPSIDVLLDQVVLSVSNTDIFMNVIDNDKKGKIEPQDLAICVPPLFGDVDILRLTEFIELSRILGAQHFVFYPKFISSEVSTLLDYYRRLGLATVMVWNLTAPVNAIWYHGQSASVWDCLYRTMFTFKHVAFLDFDEFIVPRNQNTIPDFLSYLHEEQGVDDETISAYKFKSAFFDSKFNSDDVVELSELRQLTTLNNTVRTRKFSNIRTKLIVNPVNVFELGIHHVSKPNEEHYQCHNVSPKLAFIHHYRHCKSDYGMNCKLTVKDTSVTTYKTSLVRRVKQRLFDVSLYNSTDVTLHK, translated from the coding sequence ATGCTTTCTCGACGGATAGGAAGATGTTTAGTCGTGCTTCTAACAGTGTATTTAACAGTAACAGTATACATCGCCTGTACCATGCTCACCTCTACATCAACAAGCGTAGCAGACTTAGATTACGGTTCCTCGGAGTTAGACGACAAATATATGTCTAAACATAAGAAAAATCTAGTTGACAAGAAATATCAACTTTTCAGAATTCGGAATCCTAAATTTAGCCCAAATGATTACGGCAATGTAAAACAACAAGAAATTCCTACCACGAAATGGACATCCGTTATACATAGAATTACACCGGAAGTGGTCAGCTATTTATCAGTTACAAAGAACGTAAACGTCTACAGCAATCTGGAAGAATGGAAAGAGAAAATGGATTCACTACGTCATAAACACGTCGGAAATGGCAACAGCACAAATTTACATCATTTCCAAAAGTTCAAACAATTAATggttaattttaaagatgacaACACCAAGAAACTGCTCAATAAAAGCAACACAGAGATAGATTTGCGTAGAGGATCACGTGATTCTAATGCAATACTTCCGACATATCACGTCAACCTAGTGTCACTTCCGGGGGAAATACGCGTCTACTCGGCATATTTAGACGAAAGAAAACCTACTAGATTCATCAGAATAGTTTTGATAGGTAAAAGAGCAGAAACTAACAAAGACATAGTTTGTAAATTTTTACTTCGAGACCTGTCCAATAACACGGTAGTGTCTCGCGTGACTTTGTACGAGACTTGTGAAAGccacatgaaatatttttcctCGTTTATTGGTTCATGCGAAGTTCCCAGTATTGATGTTTTGCTTGACCAAGTCGTGTTATCTGTGAGTAATACAGATATTTTTATGAACGTCATTGACAACGATAAAAAAGGCAAAATAGAACCGCAAGATCTCGCTATCTGTGTCCCCCCGCTATTTGGTGACGTGGATATCTTGAGATTAACAGAATTTATAGAACTATCAAGAATACTTGGAGCTCAACATTTTGTGTTTTATCCCAAATTTATTTCCTCTGAGGTATCTACACTGCTGGATTATTACCGGAGATTGGGTTTAGCGACCGTCATGGTATGGAATCTGACGGCACCTGTTAATGCTATATGGTACCATGGTCAGTCAGCCTCGGTCTGGGATTGTCTTTATAGAACAATGTTCACATTTAAACATGTAGCTTTCTTGGACTTTGATGAGTTTATTGTACCGAGAAATCAAAATACTATTCCAgattttttatcttatttacacGAAGAGCAGGGCGTAGATGATGAAACAATATCTGCTTATAAATTCAAAAGTGCATTCTTTGATTCAAAGTTCAACAGTGATGATGTAGTCGAGTTGTCAGAACTCCGACAACTAACGACATTAAATAATACCGTGAGGACCCGGAAGTTCAGTAACATTAGAACCAAACTAATCGTGAACCCGGTCAATGTGTTTGAACTGGGAATCCACCATGTCAGTAAACCAAACGAGGAACATTATCAGTGTCACAATGTCAGCCCCAAACTGGCATTCATCCACCATTATCGTCATTGTAAATCAGACTATGGGATGAACTGTAAATTAACGGTGAAAGACACTTCCGTAACAACGTACAAGACTTCTCTTGTTCGTCGTGTGAAACAGCGTCTTTTTGATGTTAGTCTATACAACTCAACTGATGTTACACTACACAAATAA